From the Candidatus Edwardsbacteria bacterium genome, one window contains:
- a CDS encoding 4Fe-4S binding protein: MPKKTYPKIDIDACIGCGACVSACPPSVLDMPSDKAVVVKADACNECGACVDACPVSCIVLAEQDY; this comes from the coding sequence ATGCCCAAGAAAACATATCCCAAGATAGACATTGATGCCTGCATCGGATGCGGGGCCTGTGTTTCGGCCTGTCCCCCCAGTGTGCTGGACATGCCGTCGGACAAGGCGGTAGTGGTCAAAGCCGATGCCTGCAACGAATGCGGGGCCTGCGTAGATGCCTGCCCGGTTTCCTGTATTGTGCTTGCCGAACAGGATTATTAA